The DNA window GGCGTGTAGTCCGCCAGTTCCGCCCGCAGGGCGACCTGCGTGTACCACTCGCTGAAGTTCTCGGATTTCCTAAGCAGGGCCTGAACGCTCTCGCGCTCCTGCACCACAACGGTTCCTCCTCTCGCCGTCGCCTGATTCCGCCCGCCAAACAAACAACCCCGTCCGCAAAGGGACGGGGTTCTCCCGTGGTACCACCCTCATTCCGGCCTGTCGACCGGCGCTCGTCCGCCGATATCGGGGCGGAACCGGCGCCCTTTCGGACGCAGGCTCGGGGGTGGGAACCCCGTCACAGCCCGTGTACGCCGGAATTCTAGCATACGCCCCCGCCGCGTCGCAATGCAGACCCCGTGCTCGTCCGGACTCGCCCGGGCTGATGCGCGTTGACAGCCGGGGAACAGCGCAGTAGGGTGGTGGTACCAACCGTATAGCGATGGAGCTCGCGGAGCCGCCCGGTTTCGGGCTGATAGCTCCTACTGGTGTCAACCGGTAGGGGTTTTTTATGTGCGCAGGAGGGTGGACCCTGGATGGCCGGAGCGCGCCGGATAGATGTGCAGTTTCTCGCGGACGACCTCCGTGAGATTGCCGCCCTGCTGCCCGAGGGGATGTCGCAGGAGGGGCTGGCCCGTCTCCTCGGCCAAGCCCTGACCCTCTTTCGTCGCGACGAGGCCGCCTGGCAGCACCTGGAATCCCGGGATGGACCCCGGGCGGAAGCGGAGCGGACCGAACTCAAGCGCAGAGAGACCACGGCCCTGCTGGTCTCCATGCGCTCCCGCACCATCCTGAGTGAGATGGAGATGTACGAACTCCGGGAACGGGTGCGGGAACTGGGGCGGCGGCATGCGGAGCAACGGGCCGAGGCCGACCGCCTCCGGCAGTCCATCGCCCGGCTCCACCGTCGGATCGCCCAGGTGGAGGCGCTGCTCGCCGCTGCCGCCCCCTCTTCGAACCGCGACGGAGCGCGGTCTCCGGAACGCGGCCCGCTCACCGGGTGGTGGAGGAAACGCAATGGCTGACGCCGCTCGCCCGGTCTTTCCTCCGTTGGCCGCCGTCAGACTGTATCTTCACGGCGACCTCCGAGGCGAGTTCGAAGCGATGATTCGCGATCGCGGCTGGACGGAGGAGGAGGGGGTCAAGATTCTCCTGGCCTACGCCGCGGCCGCCGCGCGCGGCCCGCGGCTGTCGCCCGACCAATCCCGCGACGAATTGGGCGCCGCGCGGGGCGAACTCTCCGTGCTCCGCCACCGGGCCTTTATGGCGGATGACGGCATCAAGACGCTCCGGATGAACGTCACGGGATACGAAAAGTCGCTGGAGCAATTTGCGCGGACCCTGCCGCGGCTGCGGCAGGCAGAACAGGAACTGCAGGCGCGCCTGGAGCGGCTGCTGGCCGAGGCGATCCGTCTCGGGATCGAGCTGCCGCCCGAGGAGGATGAGCATCTGCCGCCGCGGCGCAGCTTCATCGACTTCTACCGCCGCCATGCGCGACAGTAGCGGAGCGCCGCCCCTCGACGCCGCCAGTTACGACGACTCTCCTGGGCGGTCCGACCGAGGATTCGTCTTCGCCCTCCGGAAAGAAGACGCAGTCCTTCCCTCCGCACCAACCAGCAGCTCGATGGCCCGCATCCAGGAGGCCGCTTCCTCCGGAGCGATGGGCTCGGCGCTGAAGCGGTAGTCGTGCTTACGGATGAGTTCGTCCAGATGCCGCCCGAGGTCGTCCAGGGCCGCGAGCTCGGCGTCGATCAGTCGCGCCGCCGTCCGCTCGTCGGCAAGCGAGACGGCGCGGAGAAAGTGGGGCAGGCAGAGGGCGGAAGGGCCGCACAGGCGTTCCCACACCTCCGCGCGGGCAATCCGCGGCAGCAAGGCGTGCAGGGCGCCGTCCTCCATCGTCCGCACGTGCAGGCAGGCCGGACACTCGCCGCTCGGACGGAGCGCGGCGCGCAGGCGCAGCGACGACCGTGCCCGGCGCGGTCGGCTCGCCGCCGCTCGCCGGATGCCGGCGGCGAGGTCCTGAAGGAGATGGCGGTAGAGGATGGCGACGCCCATGGTGTCGCGGAGCGGGACGAGGGCCCAGGCATGGCGGGCGCAGAAACCGCGCGAGTCGATCAATTCGCGGCGGCTGGCGGGATCGTTCACCCGCTCGTAGAGGTATCCCCACAGGAACCGGGCGGCGCTCTCGTCTCCGATCCGGCAGATCGGACACCCCCCCGCCGCCAGCGCCTCTTCCACCCTGGCGAAGACGAGATCCGTGTCGGCGCGCTCCGGCGGTCGCGTCACGGCGCGGAGGCGGGGCGGATCTGGCGGTGCGACCAGACGATCAGGGGAATGGCCACGGCCTGGGCGGCGACCGAGAAGGCCACGAGCAGCGGGAT is part of the Armatimonadota bacterium genome and encodes:
- a CDS encoding DUF6062 family protein; the encoded protein is MTRPPERADTDLVFARVEEALAAGGCPICRIGDESAARFLWGYLYERVNDPASRRELIDSRGFCARHAWALVPLRDTMGVAILYRHLLQDLAAGIRRAAASRPRRARSSLRLRAALRPSGECPACLHVRTMEDGALHALLPRIARAEVWERLCGPSALCLPHFLRAVSLADERTAARLIDAELAALDDLGRHLDELIRKHDYRFSAEPIAPEEAASWMRAIELLVGAEGRTASSFRRAKTNPRSDRPGESS